AATCCGCCACACTGGTGGCGCGCTGTGAAGACAACTGAAAACTCTGAGTCCCAACCGATTCGCTCTTATCTGCAAAACCAACCACATGGACCGTCCCAAAACTGAGCTTCACCACCTCGGCCAATTCATTCAAATACTGGCTAGACGCAGGTTTAAGCAGGCCCGACTGGGCATCAAAAAACAGTGCCCCACGAAGTGAAATTCGCACCCGCCCGGGAGCATCCCGAACAACGGAAATCCCCTTTGATCGAGATCGAAACAGCACTTCAGTTTCACCGACTCGCACTTGATTCTGTGATCCTCCAGGCGTCGCACGACTGGCAATCTGCCCAATCAACCCAATAAGAGGATCAAATGAACTCGAAGCCTGCGCCTTTTCCGCTGCCTGGGGACTGAACAGTATCTTCACATCCTGATGGGTGCTGGCATACATGAACAGAACAACGAACAGGACAAACATGACCATCATCAAATCCGCCCACGGTACAGCCCAATCATTCACCCCACGCATCGAGGTTTCCGAATCCATCTGACTAAAAGAGGAAAAATCAGTGGCAAAAGTTTTCTCTATTTCCTGCATGTACTCTCCTACGCATGACTGCGTACAACAATTAAGCAAGAATGCTGCCATGTTTATAACATATTCAAATACCATGTTTAATTATCATAAAAGCCAACAAAAGAGTTGAACTGACAAAAAGCTGACAGCCATACGTTGACTCTTGAAAGAATATGGGGGAAAAATCGAATCCATGACGACACGAAAAGGACCATTTACCACGACACGCCCGTTTGTTTTGGCCTCCGGATCTCCCAGACGACAGGAACTGTTGGCCGAACTCGGCCTCCAATTCACCGTCCGCCCGAGTGCGCTCGAAGAGCCAAAACCGGACGCTGACGAAGCACCACAAGCCTATGTCAAACGCATGGCAGAACTGAAAACACTGGATGTTGCGGCTTCATTCCCCGGACACATTGTGCTCGGAGCCGACACCATTGTCGTTCTCAATGATCAAATCATGGGAAAACCCAAAAATAACGAACATGCTCTTGAAATGCTTATGGCGCTTTCCGGAAAAACCCATCAGGTCATGACCGGATTCTGCATGGTTTTACCGGATGCAGCACGTATTACCAAGGCCGTCAGTACGGATGTGGATATGCGGCTTTCCTCGAAAGACGAACTCAAGGCCTACATTGCCACCGGCGAACCAACCGACAAGGCCGGAGCGTATGCAATACAGGGAATCGGGACTTTCCTTGTGACAGCAATCAGGGGATCATATACCAACGTGGTCGGCCTGCCTGTTGCCATGGTTGTTGAAGCCCTCACGACTTCTGGCGTGATTGCAGTTTCGAACCAGGACAGGACATTATTTTGACACGAGCACTCGGTGAAAATCAACGTTTTATGAACTGCATCAACCGGAATAAGAAATGAAAGCCACATCACCTCTTGACACCTTTGCCGCCGCATTGGCCACACTCGGCCCTATCGGACATTTTCCAAAAGCACCGGGAACATGGGGATCACTGGCCGCCATTGTCGCAGCTCCATGGCTTTTCGTTTCTCTGCCACTGTGGGGCCGGTGTCTTACTCTTGCCGTCGTGCTCCTCGTGGGCATTTGGGCCTGTGCCCGTGCAGAAATAGTCTTTGACAAAAAAGATCCCGGTTGCGTCATTATTGATGAACTCTTCGGACAATGGCTCGCCCTGCTTTTCTTTCAGGGACTCCCCATCTGGTATCTTGCCGTGGCATTTGCCTTGTTCCGATTTTTCGACATACTCAAACCATGGCCAGTCAACTGGGCCGAACGGACTTTCCCCGGCGGCTTGGGCGTCATGCTGGACGATGGGGTGGCAGGACTGTACGCCATGGCAGGACTCCATTTGATTCATCTGATTTTCTAAACAAAAAACCGCCGCTTCCCGAGAGAAGCGGCGGTTTTATTTCAATATATTCAAACAATTTTATTGAACGACGAATTCGGCCCGACGATTCTTGGCCCAGGCCGTTTCATTGTGAGCGGCATCCACAGGACGCTCTTCGCCAAAGCTCACGAGCTTCATGCGTTCTGGAGCCACACCGAGGATAACAAGATGCTCATATGCGGCACGGGCTCGACGTTCACCCAAAGCCAAGTTATACTCTTCCGTTCCCCGTTCGTCGCAATGGCCTTCAATGACCACTCCCACATCTGTATACTTCCGCATGATGCGTGCTTTCAACGCAAGGACAGCCCGAGATTCCTCATTCAATTCATAGGAATCGAAAGCAAAATTAATCGTCACGCCCGACAGTTCTTCAACCGCTTCGACTTTGGCCTGAGCTTCCGCCTCGGCAGCCAACG
Above is a genomic segment from Pseudodesulfovibrio sp. JC047 containing:
- a CDS encoding Maf family protein yields the protein MTTRKGPFTTTRPFVLASGSPRRQELLAELGLQFTVRPSALEEPKPDADEAPQAYVKRMAELKTLDVAASFPGHIVLGADTIVVLNDQIMGKPKNNEHALEMLMALSGKTHQVMTGFCMVLPDAARITKAVSTDVDMRLSSKDELKAYIATGEPTDKAGAYAIQGIGTFLVTAIRGSYTNVVGLPVAMVVEALTTSGVIAVSNQDRTLF
- the pal gene encoding peptidoglycan-associated lipoprotein Pal, which gives rise to MKNRVYFGIVALLALSLFVFAGCAKKTTTTTPAETKVEVTDDSQWTPPPAEPQVDEAALAAEAEAQAKVEAVEELSGVTINFAFDSYELNEESRAVLALKARIMRKYTDVGVVIEGHCDERGTEEYNLALGERRARAAYEHLVILGVAPERMKLVSFGEERPVDAAHNETAWAKNRRAEFVVQ
- a CDS encoding OmpA family protein, which codes for MQEIEKTFATDFSSFSQMDSETSMRGVNDWAVPWADLMMVMFVLFVVLFMYASTHQDVKILFSPQAAEKAQASSSFDPLIGLIGQIASRATPGGSQNQVRVGETEVLFRSRSKGISVVRDAPGRVRISLRGALFFDAQSGLLKPASSQYLNELAEVVKLSFGTVHVVGFADKSESVGTQSFQLSSQRATSVADFLITQFGIVPERVVVTGRGAYQPEVPDTSEANKIQNRRVEIVIAQQR
- a CDS encoding phosphatidylglycerophosphatase A, whose amino-acid sequence is MKATSPLDTFAAALATLGPIGHFPKAPGTWGSLAAIVAAPWLFVSLPLWGRCLTLAVVLLVGIWACARAEIVFDKKDPGCVIIDELFGQWLALLFFQGLPIWYLAVAFALFRFFDILKPWPVNWAERTFPGGLGVMLDDGVAGLYAMAGLHLIHLIF